From one Staphylococcus kloosii genomic stretch:
- a CDS encoding valine--tRNA ligase: MEMKPKYNPQEVEAGRYEEWVKNGYFKAQEDDTKETYTIVIPPPNVTGKLHLGHAWDTTLQDILTRMKRMQGYDTLYLPGMDHAGIATQAKVEAKLNEQGISRHDLGREKFLEKAWDWKEEYANFIRQQWSKLGLGLDYSRERFTLDDGLSQAVKKVFVDMYNKGLIYRGEYIINWDPVAKTALSDIEVIHEDVQGKFYHFKYPYADQDGYIEIATTRPETMLGDTAIVVNPNDERYKDVIGKNVTLPIVGKTLPILADEYVDMEFGSGAMKVTPAHDPNDFEIGNRHNLERINVMDEEGKMNDLAGKYAGLDRFECREQLVKDLTEQDLVIKIEEHEHSVGHSERSGAVVEPYLSTQWFVKMKPLAEQALNNQETDDRIEFVPSRFENTFNRWMEEIRDWTISRQLWWGHQIPAYYHKETGELLVSETPPTDIENWEQDEDVLDTWFSSALWPFSTLGWPNTESEDFNRYFPTNALVTGYDIIFFWVARMIFQGLEFTGRRPFNDVLLHGLVRAEDGRKMSKSLGNGVDPMDVIDQYGADSLRYFLATGSSPGHDLRYSTEKVESVWNFINKIWNAARFSIMNIGDEFTVDQVDLSGNLSLADKWILTRLNETIETVTNLSDKYEFGEVGRALYNFIWDDFCDWYIEMSKIPMNGNDEAQKQTTRSVLTYVLDNTMRMLHPFMPFVTEQIWQNLPHVGETIVHASWPTVREEFSFSESKETMDQLVEIIKSVRQSRLEVDTPLSKAIPIFIKAKNSHIKSTLETNANYIDRFCHPSELVIDTDITIPEKAMTSVTSAGEVVLPLEGLIDMDKEIARLEKELDKWQKELDRVNNKLANENFVNKAPEKVINEEREKKQTYQEKYDGVKLRINQLKA; encoded by the coding sequence ATGGAAATGAAACCTAAATACAATCCGCAAGAAGTAGAAGCGGGTCGTTATGAAGAATGGGTAAAAAATGGATATTTTAAAGCACAAGAAGATGACACAAAAGAAACATATACTATCGTTATTCCGCCACCAAATGTAACTGGTAAATTACATTTAGGACATGCTTGGGATACAACGTTACAAGATATATTAACTCGTATGAAACGTATGCAAGGCTATGACACTCTATATTTACCTGGTATGGACCATGCAGGAATTGCGACACAAGCAAAAGTAGAAGCTAAATTAAACGAACAAGGTATCTCTAGACATGATTTAGGTCGTGAGAAGTTTTTAGAAAAAGCGTGGGACTGGAAAGAAGAATATGCAAACTTCATTAGACAACAATGGTCTAAATTAGGTTTAGGTTTAGATTATAGCAGAGAGCGTTTTACGTTAGATGATGGTTTAAGCCAAGCAGTTAAAAAAGTATTTGTTGATATGTATAACAAAGGATTAATCTATCGTGGTGAATACATTATTAACTGGGATCCAGTGGCTAAAACTGCATTATCTGACATCGAAGTTATTCATGAAGATGTACAAGGTAAGTTTTATCATTTCAAATATCCGTATGCAGATCAAGATGGTTATATTGAAATTGCTACTACACGTCCAGAAACGATGCTTGGAGATACAGCTATCGTTGTTAACCCTAATGACGAACGTTATAAAGATGTAATTGGTAAAAATGTAACACTACCTATCGTCGGCAAAACATTGCCTATTTTGGCAGATGAGTACGTAGATATGGAATTTGGTAGTGGGGCAATGAAAGTGACGCCTGCACATGATCCTAATGACTTTGAAATAGGTAATAGACATAACTTAGAGCGCATTAATGTTATGGATGAAGAAGGTAAAATGAATGACTTAGCTGGTAAATACGCTGGTCTAGATCGCTTTGAATGTCGTGAACAATTAGTCAAAGATTTAACTGAACAAGATTTAGTTATTAAAATTGAAGAACATGAACATTCAGTGGGTCATTCTGAACGTTCTGGCGCTGTTGTTGAACCTTATTTATCTACACAATGGTTCGTTAAAATGAAACCATTGGCAGAGCAAGCACTAAACAATCAAGAAACTGACGATCGCATTGAATTTGTTCCTTCAAGATTTGAAAATACATTTAATCGTTGGATGGAAGAAATTAGAGACTGGACAATTTCTCGTCAATTATGGTGGGGCCATCAAATACCTGCATATTACCATAAAGAAACTGGTGAACTATTAGTTTCGGAAACACCACCTACTGATATTGAAAATTGGGAACAAGATGAAGATGTGCTAGACACTTGGTTCTCAAGTGCTTTATGGCCATTTTCAACATTAGGATGGCCAAACACTGAATCAGAAGATTTCAATCGTTATTTCCCTACAAATGCGTTAGTAACTGGATACGACATTATTTTCTTCTGGGTTGCTCGAATGATTTTCCAAGGTTTGGAATTCACTGGACGTAGACCATTTAATGATGTATTACTTCATGGTTTAGTACGTGCAGAAGATGGTCGCAAAATGAGTAAATCATTAGGTAACGGTGTAGATCCTATGGATGTTATCGATCAATATGGTGCTGATAGTTTACGTTATTTCCTTGCAACAGGATCTTCACCAGGTCATGATTTACGTTATTCTACTGAAAAAGTTGAATCAGTTTGGAACTTTATTAATAAAATTTGGAATGCTGCACGTTTTAGCATAATGAATATAGGCGACGAGTTCACTGTTGACCAAGTAGATTTATCTGGAAACTTATCTCTAGCAGATAAATGGATACTAACAAGATTAAATGAAACAATCGAAACGGTGACGAACTTAAGTGATAAATATGAATTCGGTGAAGTAGGTAGAGCGCTTTACAACTTTATTTGGGATGATTTCTGTGATTGGTATATCGAAATGAGTAAAATCCCTATGAATGGCAATGATGAAGCTCAAAAACAAACAACACGTTCAGTGTTAACTTATGTTTTAGATAATACAATGAGAATGTTACATCCATTTATGCCTTTCGTAACTGAACAAATTTGGCAAAACTTACCGCATGTTGGCGAAACAATCGTTCACGCTTCATGGCCAACTGTTCGTGAAGAGTTTTCATTTAGTGAAAGTAAAGAAACAATGGACCAATTAGTAGAAATTATTAAATCAGTGCGACAATCACGACTAGAAGTAGACACACCATTATCTAAAGCTATTCCTATCTTTATTAAAGCTAAAAATAGCCATATTAAATCAACATTAGAAACGAATGCAAACTATATTGATCGTTTCTGTCATCCAAGTGAATTAGTTATTGATACTGATATTACAATTCCTGAAAAAGCCATGACTTCTGTAACGTCTGCAGGTGAAGTAGTATTACCACTTGAAGGTTTAATTGATATGGATAAAGAAATTGCGCGTTTAGAAAAAGAATTAGACAAATGGCAAAAAGAGCTAGATAGAGTGAATAACAAATTAGCTAATGAAAACTTTGTCAATAAAGCACCTGAAAAAGTTATTAACGAAGAACGTGAGAAAAAACAAACTTATCAAGAGAAGTACGATGGTGTAAAATTAAGAATAAATCAATTGAAAGCATAG
- a CDS encoding bifunctional folylpolyglutamate synthase/dihydrofolate synthase has product MNYLDSLYWIHERNKFGIKPGVKRMQWMLAKLNNPQLKINGIHVGGTNGKGSTVAYIRSALVNNGYQVGTFTSPFIETFNERISLNGQPISDDELVNLVEIVKPVSEALEAETDLGTATEFEIITTMMFVYFGELNPVDFVIVEAGLGVKNDSTNVFNPILTVLTSIGLDHTDILGDSYVDIAKDKGAIVKSNTPIIYAVKNDEALKVIRHNAKVNDAKAIELDRDITVVSEGDEFTYRYKNYELETLALNMLGEHQKENAALAITALLELNEEGSVDLDFNKMIDGIESVNWSGRIERVKDQPLMIIDGAHNNESVEALIETIKDYYHLEQVDILFSAVKGKPVNEMLEQLMPITQNLYITEFDFPRAMTKEDISEEIDFGQKELVDDYASFIENYDGHALIITGSLYFISEVKAKVNF; this is encoded by the coding sequence ATGAATTACCTAGACAGCTTATATTGGATACATGAGCGTAATAAATTTGGAATCAAACCAGGCGTTAAACGAATGCAATGGATGCTAGCCAAATTAAACAATCCACAATTAAAAATTAATGGCATTCATGTAGGTGGCACAAATGGTAAAGGATCTACAGTTGCATATATTCGCTCGGCTTTAGTAAATAATGGCTATCAAGTTGGTACTTTCACTTCCCCATTTATTGAAACGTTTAACGAACGTATTAGTTTAAATGGTCAACCTATTAGTGATGATGAACTTGTGAATTTAGTTGAAATCGTCAAACCAGTAAGTGAAGCTTTAGAAGCGGAAACTGATTTAGGAACTGCTACTGAATTTGAAATTATTACGACGATGATGTTTGTTTATTTTGGTGAATTAAATCCTGTTGATTTTGTAATTGTTGAAGCGGGCTTAGGTGTGAAAAATGATTCAACTAATGTCTTCAACCCTATACTTACAGTATTAACAAGCATTGGATTGGATCATACTGATATTTTAGGCGATAGTTATGTAGACATTGCTAAAGATAAAGGGGCAATAGTTAAATCAAATACGCCAATTATTTATGCTGTAAAAAATGATGAAGCGTTAAAAGTCATTCGCCACAATGCAAAAGTAAATGATGCCAAAGCGATTGAACTAGATAGAGATATTACCGTAGTTTCTGAAGGTGATGAATTTACGTATCGTTACAAAAATTATGAACTAGAAACATTAGCGTTAAATATGTTAGGTGAACACCAAAAAGAAAATGCAGCTTTAGCTATTACTGCATTGCTCGAACTTAATGAAGAAGGTAGTGTCGATTTAGATTTTAATAAAATGATTGATGGCATAGAAAGTGTAAATTGGAGCGGACGTATTGAACGTGTGAAAGATCAACCATTAATGATCATTGACGGTGCACATAATAACGAAAGTGTTGAAGCTTTAATAGAGACAATTAAAGATTATTATCATCTTGAACAGGTGGATATTCTATTTTCAGCTGTAAAAGGTAAACCTGTAAACGAAATGTTAGAACAACTGATGCCAATTACTCAAAATTTATATATTACTGAATTCGATTTCCCTAGAGCTATGACTAAAGAAGATATTAGCGAGGAAATTGATTTCGGTCAGAAGGAACTTGTTGATGATTATGCGTCCTTTATTGAAAATTATGATGGTCATGCATTAATCATTACTGGCAGCTTGTATTTTATAAGTGAAGTAAAAGCAAAAGTGAATTTTTAA
- a CDS encoding prepilin peptidase, translating into MLLQLILCPILFSFLYQITNIKGLAFKYLLTRSKCDFCQKPISYLQLVPIFNFIRSQGKSLCCNRQLSKSYIIGELLSYVSLIILNITTLPVNGAVLLLIYFSLLVLALYDIKTFSIPIHIPIIVIITSFILGSFYLLQGCFITMLLHLIFYCCKNCIGYGDILIFALLSFILPFSIFFLILWFTFLTGGCFSIFYIALKRSLKLKLPLVPFIFCAFIMVALFYPFLTWVVI; encoded by the coding sequence ATGTTACTTCAACTTATTCTATGTCCAATTTTATTTAGTTTTTTATATCAAATTACAAATATAAAAGGCCTTGCATTCAAATATTTATTGACGCGTTCAAAATGCGATTTTTGCCAAAAACCCATATCTTACTTGCAACTAGTTCCAATATTTAACTTTATAAGGTCACAAGGCAAATCACTATGTTGCAATCGTCAGCTCAGTAAAAGTTATATTATTGGTGAGTTATTATCATATGTTTCACTTATAATTTTGAATATTACTACATTACCAGTTAACGGTGCTGTGTTGTTATTAATATATTTTAGTTTATTAGTTTTAGCATTATATGATATAAAGACATTTTCCATTCCTATACATATTCCTATTATTGTAATTATAACTTCATTTATTTTAGGGTCTTTTTATCTTCTTCAAGGATGTTTCATAACAATGCTTTTACATCTAATTTTTTATTGTTGTAAAAATTGTATTGGCTATGGAGATATCTTAATCTTCGCATTACTATCTTTTATATTACCATTTTCTATTTTTTTCTTGATATTATGGTTCACCTTTTTAACAGGTGGTTGCTTTTCTATATTTTATATAGCTTTAAAACGATCATTGAAATTAAAACTACCTCTTGTGCCATTTATCTTTTGTGCATTTATAATGGTTGCGCTTTTCTATCCTTTTTTAACATGGGTGGTGATTTAA
- the radC gene encoding RadC family protein, with translation MNIKDLANSEKPRERLLERGEKSLSNAELIAILLNTGRKGSSSLEIANELLNKVTNLKHLQQLSIYDLKEIKGIGLYKAIVLKAAFELGIRMHSGSIESQVKVKKPADVANYLMGQMQHLSQEHFVALFLNSKNIIIKQKTIFKGTLNSSIIHPREIFCEAIKWSSHAIIVAHNHPSGDVTPSTEDIKTTERLIECGDIIGIGLLDHIIIGHNNYLSLVESGYIE, from the coding sequence TTGAATATTAAAGATTTAGCTAATTCTGAAAAACCTAGAGAAAGATTACTAGAACGAGGAGAAAAATCTTTATCAAACGCAGAACTTATTGCTATTTTACTGAACACAGGTAGAAAGGGAAGTTCAAGTTTAGAAATTGCTAATGAATTATTAAATAAAGTAACTAATTTAAAACATTTACAGCAATTGTCTATATATGATTTGAAAGAAATCAAAGGTATCGGATTATATAAGGCGATTGTGTTAAAAGCGGCATTTGAACTTGGTATTAGAATGCACTCTGGAAGTATAGAGTCACAAGTGAAAGTTAAAAAGCCGGCCGATGTAGCAAACTATTTAATGGGACAAATGCAACATCTATCACAAGAACATTTTGTTGCACTATTTTTAAACTCCAAAAATATTATCATTAAACAGAAAACAATTTTTAAAGGGACTTTAAATTCTTCAATCATCCATCCACGCGAAATATTTTGTGAAGCTATAAAATGGTCAAGTCACGCAATTATAGTTGCGCATAACCATCCATCAGGAGATGTGACACCATCAACAGAAGATATTAAAACAACAGAGCGATTAATTGAATGTGGTGACATTATAGGTATAGGTTTATTGGATCATATTATTATTGGCCATAATAACTATTTAAGTTTAGTTGAAAGTGGTTATATTGAATAG
- a CDS encoding FtsW/RodA/SpoVE family cell cycle protein → MLKIYKKLKTSLKYLDLGIICCFIILSIIGIVMVYSASMVSASKGALTGGVPIEANFFMKRQFIFAIFGFVLIIFISVYFNINALKKSNSQKVIVLGTLFLLFLTQLIGKDVNGSKNWINLGIFSLQSSEFLKLSAIFYLAFVIDKLLKNNKDYKLKNLIPPLGLLGVGLVCVLMQGDLGGTLLTVGIIASILTYSDIKNKIKLQIIAITAIPTIIYIFYTLVFDANTLYRMKRIKVVLDPFKYENGDGYQLTNALVSISNGGIFGRGLGNGILKLGYLPEPHTDFIFTVIAEELGLAGVIFVLLLYAFIIYKGFFYANKTNNNFYKLICIGVISYLFMQIFINTGGVSGLIPLTGVTLPLLSYGGSSMLSVSLAIGSMLAVIREIKKDELKK, encoded by the coding sequence ATGTTGAAAATATACAAAAAGCTTAAGACATCATTGAAATATTTAGACCTAGGCATTATCTGTTGCTTTATAATCTTGAGTATTATTGGCATCGTGATGGTTTACAGTGCAAGTATGGTTTCGGCTTCAAAAGGTGCATTAACAGGTGGAGTACCTATAGAGGCAAATTTCTTTATGAAAAGACAATTTATTTTTGCGATTTTTGGATTTGTCTTAATTATATTTATTAGCGTTTATTTTAATATTAATGCGTTGAAAAAAAGTAATAGTCAAAAAGTTATAGTGTTAGGAACGCTCTTTCTACTTTTTCTAACCCAGCTGATAGGTAAAGATGTAAATGGTTCTAAAAACTGGATTAACTTAGGTATTTTTAGTTTGCAATCCTCGGAATTCCTCAAATTGTCCGCCATTTTTTATCTTGCTTTCGTTATTGATAAATTATTAAAAAATAATAAAGACTACAAATTAAAAAATTTGATTCCACCGCTTGGTTTATTAGGAGTGGGCTTAGTCTGTGTCCTAATGCAGGGCGATTTGGGCGGTACTTTACTAACTGTTGGTATCATTGCTTCGATATTAACGTATTCTGATATTAAAAATAAAATAAAACTTCAAATTATTGCAATTACAGCGATACCTACAATTATTTACATATTCTATACTTTAGTATTTGATGCTAATACGTTATATCGGATGAAGCGTATAAAAGTAGTATTAGATCCTTTTAAATATGAGAATGGAGACGGATATCAACTAACTAATGCACTAGTATCAATTAGTAATGGCGGTATTTTTGGACGAGGTTTAGGTAATGGTATTTTAAAACTTGGTTATTTACCAGAGCCGCATACAGATTTCATATTTACAGTAATTGCAGAAGAATTAGGTTTAGCAGGCGTCATTTTTGTTTTACTATTATATGCATTTATCATATATAAAGGATTTTTTTACGCAAATAAAACAAATAATAATTTTTATAAGTTAATTTGTATTGGCGTTATAAGTTATTTATTTATGCAAATATTTATAAATACTGGCGGCGTTTCGGGCTTAATTCCCTTAACAGGTGTCACTTTACCATTGCTAAGTTACGGTGGGTCATCAATGCTAAGTGTCAGCCTAGCTATTGGCAGCATGCTGGCTGTTATAAGAGAAATAAAGAAAGATGAGTTAAAAAAATAA
- a CDS encoding LCP family protein yields MKLTKKGKLFIIAGIILLIILGYAAFKIIHLNASIHDSNDNREETKATKEKVKNNKPLSIAIFGVDSDANRAKENMGQRTDTILIASINPKTKKTKLISVPRDMEVQVPGVNGKQKIAHAYAYGGPQKAIATLNQQLNVPIDGYVTVDMDGFEKMIDIFDGVTVKSNATFSYNGSSFKKGGLVTLKGEKALNYVRSRKQVGAGGDEGRTARQRQVIDALAKSASNSFNIFKLNKVLKVSEKNVKTDLSLSDLKTIYTDYKDSAKSIDKMSINGQNLIESDGIWYFEPDQTDLANKVKAYKDNLK; encoded by the coding sequence ATGAAATTAACAAAAAAAGGTAAACTATTTATAATTGCTGGTATTATTTTATTAATAATTTTAGGATACGCTGCATTTAAAATAATTCATTTAAATGCGTCAATACATGATTCTAACGATAATCGTGAAGAGACAAAAGCGACTAAAGAAAAAGTTAAAAATAACAAGCCATTATCTATAGCGATATTTGGTGTCGATTCTGATGCTAATCGAGCTAAAGAAAATATGGGCCAACGTACTGATACAATATTAATAGCATCAATAAATCCAAAAACTAAAAAAACAAAGCTTATTTCGGTACCACGCGATATGGAGGTTCAAGTTCCTGGCGTCAATGGCAAACAAAAAATAGCACATGCATATGCTTATGGTGGACCGCAAAAAGCTATAGCAACACTTAATCAACAATTAAATGTCCCAATAGATGGTTATGTTACTGTCGATATGGATGGCTTTGAAAAAATGATTGATATTTTCGATGGTGTAACCGTGAAAAGTAATGCAACGTTTAGTTATAATGGCTCAAGCTTTAAAAAAGGTGGACTTGTGACATTAAAAGGAGAAAAAGCATTAAACTATGTTAGAAGTAGAAAACAAGTTGGTGCTGGTGGTGACGAGGGTCGTACGGCGAGACAACGACAAGTCATTGATGCTTTAGCTAAATCTGCGAGTAATTCATTTAATATATTTAAATTAAATAAAGTGTTAAAAGTTAGTGAGAAAAATGTAAAAACTGATTTAAGCCTCAGTGATTTAAAAACAATTTATACTGATTACAAAGATAGTGCAAAATCGATTGATAAAATGTCGATCAACGGTCAGAATTTAATTGAATCTGATGGCATTTGGTATTTTGAACCTGATCAAACAGACCTTGCAAATAAAGTTAAAGCGTATAAAGATAATCTAAAATAA
- a CDS encoding DUF4930 family protein, with amino-acid sequence MRFIFGVIKNILAVVAIIAIVFFALKYAPFLKEQEWNPLHENRPTFKDSPVDPQMNNGKRYSLESNDLLNNVPPSQSKKVFNWVDKKEFMSVSGLERMGYNDKYIAGQRQDKFVIYKFGSDSMRVYTTEIEMEQDLAKLGQHIKLKPRQSYE; translated from the coding sequence ATGAGGTTTATTTTCGGTGTTATAAAAAATATTTTAGCAGTAGTTGCTATTATAGCTATCGTCTTTTTTGCTTTAAAATATGCGCCATTCTTAAAAGAACAAGAATGGAATCCTCTTCATGAAAATAGGCCTACATTTAAAGATAGCCCTGTCGATCCACAAATGAATAATGGCAAACGTTATTCGCTGGAAAGTAATGATTTATTAAATAATGTACCACCTAGTCAAAGTAAAAAGGTTTTCAATTGGGTTGATAAAAAAGAATTTATGTCTGTCTCAGGATTAGAACGTATGGGATATAATGATAAATATATTGCCGGTCAAAGACAAGATAAATTTGTAATCTATAAATTTGGTTCTGATTCTATGCGTGTGTATACTACCGAAATAGAAATGGAACAAGATTTGGCTAAATTAGGACAACACATCAAATTAAAACCACGACAATCATATGAGTAA
- the mreC gene encoding rod shape-determining protein MreC — MSKFFKNNKLVVILCAIIIFISLIGISLRSQSQSHAEQYVGDSVSFGQRVVSYPVQFVTGYIDDLFVSNKDKKPSNKEKQLQAENERLKAENKKYKKELDIEDISKYDPISSTVISRNPDQWMNTLVINKGSKNGIKSNMAVMTSEGLVGRISKVNQFSSQVDLVSTNTRSNRLSVNIQHDGNNVFGLVDQYDAKNQELVISDINNKDKVKKGDKVVTSGLADQLPSNLYIGEVTKVENDKYGLSKEVKVKPAASLSDLNHVYVAKRDAKSLPDNESGVN, encoded by the coding sequence TTGTCGAAGTTTTTTAAAAATAACAAATTGGTTGTTATTTTATGTGCAATAATCATATTTATATCCTTAATTGGAATATCATTAAGGTCTCAATCTCAATCGCATGCTGAACAGTATGTTGGAGATTCAGTTTCATTTGGTCAAAGAGTAGTTAGTTATCCTGTCCAATTCGTTACTGGTTATATTGATGATTTATTCGTGAGCAATAAAGACAAAAAGCCATCGAATAAAGAAAAGCAATTGCAGGCAGAGAATGAACGCTTGAAAGCGGAAAATAAAAAATACAAAAAAGAATTGGATATCGAGGATATTTCAAAGTATGATCCTATCTCAAGTACCGTTATTTCTAGAAATCCAGATCAATGGATGAATACATTAGTTATAAATAAAGGTTCAAAAAATGGGATAAAAAGTAATATGGCGGTTATGACGTCAGAAGGTTTAGTAGGTAGAATTTCAAAAGTAAATCAATTTTCTTCACAAGTTGATTTAGTTTCAACAAATACAAGATCAAATCGTTTATCTGTAAATATTCAGCATGATGGTAACAATGTATTTGGTCTAGTAGATCAATATGATGCTAAAAACCAAGAGCTAGTTATTTCTGATATTAATAATAAAGATAAAGTCAAAAAAGGCGATAAAGTTGTTACGAGTGGTTTAGCTGATCAGTTACCAAGTAATTTATACATAGGTGAAGTGACTAAAGTTGAAAATGATAAATACGGCTTATCTAAAGAAGTTAAAGTTAAACCGGCAGCATCACTTTCAGACTTAAATCATGTTTATGTAGCAAAAAGAGATGCCAAATCACTGCCTGATAACGAAAGTGGTGTTAATTAA
- the mreD gene encoding rod shape-determining protein MreD, whose product MRVFYYFLIGVVLFYIDTVIGLVIPMHIGNKDIIFVPHLTLMYLLIICVFRSFGVSIILAIVLGAITDLYFGSFYGLYLFGYILLVVIMDFFFKVFYRDDSMLFVIILFSTVVMEIYVALIYSALGLIHFMFIDFILLRLIPTLILNLVLLIIIYPLITKFFRKTQLKIDTNHR is encoded by the coding sequence ATGAGAGTATTTTACTACTTTTTAATTGGCGTAGTATTATTTTACATTGATACGGTTATTGGCCTAGTTATCCCAATGCATATTGGCAATAAAGACATTATATTTGTACCACATTTAACGTTAATGTACTTATTAATCATTTGTGTATTTCGAAGTTTTGGAGTTTCAATCATATTAGCGATTGTCTTAGGTGCAATAACTGATCTTTATTTTGGTAGTTTTTATGGACTGTATTTGTTTGGATACATCTTATTAGTCGTAATAATGGATTTCTTTTTCAAAGTCTTTTACCGAGACGATTCAATGCTCTTTGTAATTATCTTGTTTAGTACAGTGGTTATGGAAATTTATGTAGCATTAATATATTCGGCTTTAGGGTTAATACATTTTATGTTTATTGATTTTATTTTATTACGTTTAATTCCAACATTAATTTTAAACTTAGTATTATTAATTATTATATATCCATTAATAACTAAATTTTTCAGAAAAACACAATTGAAGATTGACACCAATCACCGCTAA
- the rplU gene encoding 50S ribosomal protein L21, producing the protein MFAIIETGGKQIKVEEGQEIFVEKLDVNEGDAFTFDKVLFVGGDSVKVGAPTVEGATVSATVSKHGRGKKITVFTYKRRKDSKRKKGHRQPYTKLTIDKINA; encoded by the coding sequence ATGTTTGCTATTATTGAAACAGGTGGAAAACAAATCAAAGTAGAAGAAGGCCAAGAAATTTTCGTTGAAAAATTAGACGTTAATGAAGGCGACGCATTCACATTTGATAAAGTATTATTTGTAGGTGGCGATTCAGTTAAAGTTGGTGCGCCAACAGTTGAAGGTGCTACAGTTAGCGCTACAGTAAGTAAACACGGCCGTGGTAAAAAAATCACAGTCTTCACTTACAAACGTCGTAAAGACTCAAAACGTAAAAAAGGACATCGTCAACCTTACACTAAACTTACAATCGATAAAATTAACGCATAA
- a CDS encoding ribosomal-processing cysteine protease Prp: protein MITVDVALNSEGQVTDVIMDGHADHGDYGHDIVCAGASAVLFGSVNAIMGLTSEKPDIDYEEDGGHFHIRSVDTNNEQAQLILQAMLVSLQTIEEEYHENIRLNYK, encoded by the coding sequence ATGATTACTGTTGATGTAGCTTTAAATAGCGAAGGTCAAGTAACAGATGTAATTATGGACGGCCATGCAGATCATGGTGACTATGGTCATGACATAGTATGTGCAGGTGCTTCAGCCGTGCTATTCGGCAGTGTGAATGCTATTATGGGTTTAACATCTGAGAAACCTGATATAGATTATGAAGAAGACGGCGGTCATTTTCATATACGCAGTGTTGATACAAATAATGAACAGGCACAATTAATTCTTCAAGCTATGTTAGTGTCATTACAAACAATAGAAGAAGAATATCATGAGAATATTAGATTAAATTACAAGTGA
- the rpmA gene encoding 50S ribosomal protein L27 has product MLKLNLQFFASKKGVSSTKNGRDSESKRLGAKRADGQYVTGGSILFRQRGTKIYPGENVGRGGDDTLFAKIDGVVKFERKGRDKKQVSVYSAAE; this is encoded by the coding sequence ATGTTAAAATTAAACTTACAGTTCTTCGCATCGAAAAAAGGGGTAAGTTCTACAAAAAACGGACGTGACTCTGAATCAAAACGTTTAGGTGCTAAACGTGCTGACGGTCAATACGTTACTGGCGGTTCTATTTTATTCCGTCAACGTGGTACTAAAATCTACCCTGGTGAAAATGTAGGTCGCGGTGGTGACGATACATTATTCGCTAAAATCGACGGCGTTGTTAAATTCGAACGTAAAGGTCGCGACAAAAAACAAGTATCTGTTTATTCAGCTGCTGAGTAA